From Microlunatus capsulatus, a single genomic window includes:
- a CDS encoding DEAD/DEAH box helicase: MPPLLSDLVPADPGPDALFETFSGWAADRGLELYPTQTEAVIELVSGANVILSTPTGSGKSLVATAAQFAALAHREGDGDPTGRVFYTAPIKALVSEKFFAAVEVFGVDRVGMMTGDASVNASAPIICCTAEILANLALREGADSSVTTVVMDEFHYYADPERGWAWQVPLLELPRAQFLLMSATLGDVARFQADLTRRTGRPTAVVASAERPVPLQHEYVTSTLLETIEERLATHQAPVYVVHFSRAAAIEQAQALNSLKVTTREEKDQIADLIGGFRFAAGFGKTLSRLVRNGIGVHHAGMLPKYRRLVELLAQAGLLKIICGTDTLGVGINVPIRTVLLTSLSKYDGVKPRLLTAREFHQIGGRAGRAGYDASGTVVVQAPDHVVANEKALAKAGDDPKKRRKVVRKKPPEGTVGYGLPTFERLVEAEPEPLESSFKVSHAMLLNVINRPGDCYASMRHLLTDNDEAPVRNRRHVHRAVQIYRGLLESGVVEQLPTPDAQGRTARLTVDLQQDFALNQPLSPFALACLDLLDRDSDDYALDVLSVLEATLDDPRPVLTAQRSKARGEAVAEMKSDGLEYEERMVLLEDVTYAQPLAELLRVAYTAFGQSHPWVLDTEPSPKSVARDLYERSMTFTEYVSFYGLARAEGIVLRYLADAFKALRQTVPEEARTDAVADLIAWLGELVRQVDSSLLEEWESLRSPTAEVQSVVAVDRAAPPVTANVRAFRVLVRNALFRRVELVARRNWWALGELDESFPAERWQEALEPYFAEHTSVQTGAAARGPGLLLVTEEPGRWVVRQILDDPEGDHDWGLTAEVDLAASDAEGTAVVRVTEVGQLGGW; this comes from the coding sequence ATGCCGCCCCTGCTGAGTGACCTCGTCCCCGCCGACCCCGGCCCCGACGCCCTGTTCGAGACCTTCAGCGGCTGGGCCGCCGACCGGGGCCTCGAGCTCTACCCCACGCAGACCGAGGCCGTCATCGAGCTGGTCTCGGGGGCCAACGTCATCCTCTCCACCCCGACCGGCTCCGGGAAGAGCCTGGTCGCCACCGCCGCGCAGTTCGCCGCGCTGGCTCACCGGGAGGGCGACGGCGACCCGACCGGCCGGGTGTTCTACACCGCGCCCATCAAGGCGCTGGTCTCGGAGAAGTTCTTCGCCGCCGTCGAGGTGTTCGGGGTCGACCGGGTCGGGATGATGACCGGCGACGCCAGCGTCAACGCCTCCGCGCCGATCATCTGCTGCACCGCGGAGATCCTGGCCAACCTCGCGCTGCGCGAGGGCGCCGACTCCTCCGTCACCACCGTCGTGATGGACGAGTTCCACTACTACGCCGACCCCGAGCGCGGCTGGGCCTGGCAGGTGCCGCTGCTGGAGCTGCCGCGCGCGCAGTTCCTGCTGATGTCGGCCACCCTCGGCGACGTCGCCCGCTTCCAGGCCGACCTCACCCGCCGGACCGGTCGGCCCACCGCCGTCGTCGCCTCCGCCGAGCGGCCGGTCCCGCTGCAGCACGAGTACGTGACGAGCACGCTGCTGGAGACCATCGAGGAGCGCCTCGCCACCCACCAGGCGCCCGTCTACGTCGTGCACTTCAGCCGCGCCGCGGCCATCGAGCAGGCCCAGGCCCTCAACAGCCTCAAGGTGACCACCCGCGAGGAGAAGGACCAGATCGCCGACCTCATCGGCGGCTTCCGCTTCGCCGCCGGCTTCGGCAAGACGCTGTCCCGGCTGGTCCGCAACGGGATCGGCGTCCACCACGCCGGGATGCTGCCCAAGTACCGCCGGCTCGTGGAGCTGCTGGCCCAGGCGGGCCTGCTCAAGATCATCTGCGGCACCGACACCCTGGGCGTCGGCATCAACGTGCCGATCCGGACGGTGCTGCTCACCTCGCTGAGCAAGTACGACGGGGTGAAGCCGAGGCTGCTGACGGCGCGCGAGTTCCACCAGATCGGCGGCCGGGCGGGCCGGGCGGGCTACGACGCGTCCGGCACCGTCGTCGTCCAGGCCCCCGACCACGTGGTGGCCAACGAGAAGGCGCTGGCCAAGGCCGGCGACGACCCGAAGAAGCGCCGCAAGGTGGTGCGCAAGAAGCCGCCGGAGGGGACGGTCGGCTACGGCCTGCCCACCTTCGAGCGGCTGGTCGAGGCCGAGCCGGAGCCGCTGGAGTCCTCGTTCAAGGTCAGCCACGCGATGCTGCTGAACGTCATCAACCGGCCCGGCGACTGCTACGCCTCCATGCGGCACCTGCTGACCGACAACGACGAGGCGCCGGTGCGCAACCGGCGCCACGTCCACCGCGCCGTGCAGATCTACCGCGGGCTGCTGGAGTCCGGCGTCGTCGAGCAGCTGCCCACCCCGGACGCGCAGGGCCGGACGGCGCGGCTGACCGTCGACCTGCAGCAGGACTTCGCGCTCAACCAGCCGCTGTCCCCCTTCGCGCTGGCCTGCCTGGACCTGCTGGACCGCGACTCCGACGACTACGCCCTCGACGTGCTCTCGGTGCTCGAGGCGACCCTCGACGACCCCCGCCCGGTGCTCACCGCGCAGCGCTCCAAGGCGCGCGGCGAGGCGGTGGCGGAGATGAAGTCCGACGGTCTCGAGTACGAGGAGCGGATGGTCCTGCTGGAGGACGTCACCTACGCCCAGCCGCTGGCGGAGCTGCTGCGCGTCGCCTACACCGCCTTCGGGCAGAGCCATCCCTGGGTGCTCGACACCGAGCCGTCGCCGAAGTCGGTGGCCCGCGACCTCTACGAGCGCTCGATGACCTTCACCGAGTACGTCAGCTTCTACGGCCTGGCCCGCGCCGAGGGGATCGTGCTGCGCTACCTGGCCGACGCCTTCAAGGCGCTGCGGCAGACGGTGCCCGAGGAGGCCCGGACCGACGCCGTCGCCGACCTCATCGCCTGGCTCGGCGAGCTGGTCCGCCAGGTCGACTCCAGCCTGCTGGAGGAGTGGGAGTCGCTGCGCAGCCCCACCGCCGAGGTGCAGTCGGTGGTCGCCGTCGACCGCGCGGCCCCGCCGGTGACGGCCAACGTCCGCGCCTTCCGGGTGCTGGTCCGCAACGCCCTGTTCCGCCGCGTCGAGCTGGTCGCGCGCCGGAACTGGTGGGCGCTGGGCGAGCTCGACGAGTCGTTCCCGGCGGAGCGGTGGCAGGAGGCGCTCGAGCCGTACTTCGCCGAGCACACGAGCGTGCAGACCGGTGCCGCCGCCCGCGGTCCCGGCCTGCTGCTGGTCACCGAGGAGCCCGGCCGCTGGGTGGTCCGGCAGATCCTCGACGACCCCGAGGGCGACCACGACTGGGGCCTCACCGCCGAGGTCGACCTCGCCGCCAGCGACGCCGAGGGCACCGCCGTCGTGCGGGTCACCGAGGTCGGGCAGCTCGGCGGCTGGTGA
- a CDS encoding carbohydrate ABC transporter permease, whose translation MTALADTRPGGATAGSGGGRARPARPLRRVLGRHPLGLLLSAPYLVFVLVVFAYPLVFAGYMSFRDYFFAAPGVDVDRPFVGLENYRTLVADPAVRRSFVNVGIFLVINVPLTVVGSLVLAALLNRVVRLRTFLRVSYYLPYIAASVAVVAVWLFLFSGGGIVNRVLGPLAPDPTWLINSAWAMPSIALFVTWKQMGFYILLYLAALQNVPEELYESAATDGAGRFQQFLNVTVPGVRPATVLVLLLSTVTGANLFTEPYLLTGGGGPNGSSASPVLIMYQEGIEQGKPGYAAAIGIVLVLATLVIALLQNRFAGERDR comes from the coding sequence GTGACCGCTCTCGCCGACACCCGGCCCGGCGGCGCGACCGCCGGGTCGGGGGGCGGGCGGGCCCGCCCGGCCCGGCCGCTGCGCCGGGTCCTCGGCCGCCACCCGCTCGGGCTGCTGCTCAGCGCGCCCTACCTCGTCTTCGTCCTCGTCGTCTTCGCCTACCCGCTCGTCTTCGCCGGCTACATGTCCTTCCGCGACTACTTCTTCGCCGCACCCGGCGTCGACGTCGACCGGCCCTTCGTCGGTCTGGAGAACTACCGGACGCTGGTGGCCGACCCGGCCGTGCGCCGATCGTTCGTCAACGTCGGCATCTTCCTGGTCATCAACGTGCCGCTCACCGTCGTCGGCTCGCTGGTGCTGGCCGCGCTGCTCAACCGGGTGGTCCGGCTGCGGACCTTCCTGCGCGTGTCCTACTACCTGCCCTACATCGCCGCCAGCGTCGCGGTGGTGGCCGTCTGGCTGTTCCTGTTCAGCGGCGGCGGCATCGTCAACCGGGTGCTGGGTCCGCTGGCCCCCGACCCCACGTGGCTGATCAACTCCGCGTGGGCGATGCCCTCGATCGCGCTGTTCGTGACCTGGAAGCAGATGGGCTTCTACATCCTGCTGTACCTGGCCGCGCTGCAGAACGTGCCGGAGGAGCTCTACGAGTCCGCCGCCACCGACGGCGCCGGGCGGTTCCAGCAGTTCCTCAACGTCACCGTGCCCGGCGTCCGGCCGGCGACGGTGCTCGTCCTCCTGCTGTCCACCGTCACCGGGGCCAACCTGTTCACCGAGCCGTACCTGCTGACCGGCGGCGGCGGCCCCAACGGGTCGTCGGCCTCGCCGGTGCTGATCATGTACCAGGAGGGCATCGAGCAGGGCAAGCCCGGCTACGCCGCGGCGATCGGGATCGTGCTGGTGCTCGCCACCCTGGTGATCGCCCTGCTGCAGAACCGGTTCGCCGGGGAGAGGGACCGATGA
- a CDS encoding ABC transporter substrate-binding protein — protein sequence MPRRTHVLRALAGLAALGLALTACGGGGDAPSVSEAQTKKGPITIWYSNNEQEVAWGKSMVQAWNTAHPDEQVEGQEIPAGKSSEEVIGAAITAGTAPCLVFNTAPSAVGQFQRQGGLVNLASFPDGASYISERSGATADQYKAADGGFYQLPWKSNPVMIFYNKELFAKAGLDAEKPELATYDQFLAAAKKIKDSGAANYAIYPAPTSEFYQTQFDFMPLYAAASGGKSLVADGKATFTDQAGIDVATFWRDLYAGGYAGQETYQGDSFADGKAAMAIVGPWAVAVYKGKVEWGSVPVPTKAGTAADQTYTFSDAKNVGLFSACQNQGTAWEVLKFATSTEQDQALLEETGQMPLRTDLQSAFPDYFAKNPAYQQFGSQAARTVEVPAGPKTVEMLQDFRDQWTKAVITGDGDVTAALQTAADQINALAGER from the coding sequence GTGCCCCGACGCACCCACGTCCTCCGAGCCCTGGCCGGCCTCGCCGCCCTGGGGCTCGCCCTCACCGCCTGCGGCGGCGGGGGTGACGCGCCCTCGGTCAGCGAGGCGCAGACCAAGAAGGGCCCCATCACCATCTGGTACTCCAACAACGAGCAGGAGGTGGCCTGGGGCAAGTCGATGGTGCAGGCCTGGAACACCGCGCACCCCGACGAGCAGGTGGAGGGCCAGGAGATCCCGGCCGGCAAGAGCAGCGAGGAGGTCATCGGCGCGGCCATCACCGCCGGCACCGCGCCCTGCCTGGTCTTCAACACCGCGCCGTCCGCGGTCGGGCAGTTCCAGCGCCAGGGCGGGCTGGTGAACCTGGCCAGCTTCCCCGACGGCGCGTCCTACATCAGCGAGCGCAGCGGCGCGACGGCCGACCAGTACAAGGCGGCCGACGGCGGGTTCTACCAGCTGCCGTGGAAGTCCAACCCCGTGATGATCTTCTACAACAAGGAGCTGTTCGCGAAGGCCGGGCTGGACGCCGAGAAGCCCGAGCTGGCCACCTACGACCAGTTCCTGGCCGCCGCGAAGAAGATCAAGGACTCCGGCGCCGCCAACTACGCGATCTACCCGGCGCCGACCAGCGAGTTCTACCAGACCCAGTTCGACTTCATGCCGCTCTACGCCGCCGCCAGCGGGGGCAAGTCCCTGGTGGCCGACGGCAAGGCGACCTTCACCGACCAGGCCGGCATCGACGTCGCCACCTTCTGGCGGGACCTCTACGCCGGCGGCTACGCCGGCCAGGAGACCTACCAGGGCGACTCCTTCGCCGACGGCAAGGCGGCCATGGCCATCGTCGGCCCGTGGGCCGTCGCGGTCTACAAGGGCAAGGTCGAGTGGGGCTCGGTGCCCGTGCCCACCAAGGCCGGCACCGCGGCCGACCAGACCTACACGTTCAGCGACGCCAAGAACGTCGGCCTCTTCAGCGCCTGCCAGAACCAGGGCACCGCGTGGGAGGTGCTGAAGTTCGCCACCAGCACCGAGCAGGACCAGGCGCTGCTGGAGGAGACCGGGCAGATGCCGCTCCGCACCGACCTGCAGTCCGCCTTCCCGGACTACTTCGCGAAGAACCCGGCCTACCAGCAGTTCGGCAGCCAGGCCGCGCGCACCGTCGAGGTGCCGGCCGGCCCGAAGACCGTGGAGATGCTCCAGGACTTCCGCGACCAGTGGACCAAGGCCGTCATCACCGGCGACGGCGACGTGACGGCGGCGCTGCAGACCGCGGCCGACCAGATCAACGCCCTGGCCGGCGAGCGGTAG
- a CDS encoding LacI family DNA-binding transcriptional regulator: protein MLAEEPVDVRRPTIADVAKRAGVSKGLVSFVFNDKPGVAAPTRERILAAAAELGWQPDQLARSLSTQQAASLGLVVRRDPTVLAADPFFPAFMAGVETALTERGWVLVLSLVPDADAEAATYRSLAAHRRVDGVLLTDLRRDDERLPLLAGLGLPAVCVGRPDAPAGFPVVNLDDAAGLRAVVEHLVGLGHRRIGYVGGDVGMLHGLRRRATFRAALAGHGLEPVGLVDTDFSAAAGAAATTALLDAPERPTALVYASDPMAVAGLAVLQRRGLRVPQDCSVTGFDGMELGAHLHPALTTVGADPLAWGRAAAGVLLRLLDDGRAEDLELPAAALLVRSSTGPPPDPPA, encoded by the coding sequence ATGCTCGCCGAGGAGCCCGTGGACGTCCGCCGCCCCACCATCGCCGACGTGGCGAAGCGGGCCGGCGTGAGCAAGGGCCTGGTCTCCTTCGTCTTCAACGACAAGCCCGGCGTGGCCGCGCCCACCCGGGAGCGGATCCTCGCCGCGGCCGCCGAGCTCGGCTGGCAGCCCGACCAGCTCGCCCGCTCGCTGTCCACCCAGCAGGCGGCCTCCCTGGGGCTGGTGGTCCGCCGTGACCCGACCGTGCTGGCCGCCGACCCGTTCTTCCCCGCGTTCATGGCGGGCGTGGAGACCGCCCTCACCGAGCGCGGTTGGGTCCTGGTGCTGAGCCTGGTCCCCGACGCCGACGCCGAGGCCGCCACCTACCGCTCGCTCGCCGCCCACCGCCGCGTGGACGGCGTGCTGCTCACCGACCTGCGCCGCGACGACGAGCGGCTCCCGCTGCTCGCCGGGCTCGGCCTGCCGGCGGTCTGCGTGGGCCGGCCCGACGCCCCGGCGGGCTTCCCCGTGGTCAACCTCGACGACGCCGCCGGGCTGCGCGCCGTCGTCGAGCACCTCGTCGGCCTCGGCCACCGGCGGATCGGCTACGTCGGCGGCGACGTGGGCATGCTGCACGGCCTGCGCCGCCGCGCCACCTTCCGCGCCGCCCTCGCCGGGCACGGGCTGGAGCCCGTCGGCCTGGTCGACACCGACTTCAGCGCGGCGGCGGGCGCGGCGGCGACGACCGCGCTGCTCGACGCCCCCGAGCGGCCGACGGCCCTGGTCTACGCCAGCGACCCGATGGCCGTGGCCGGGCTCGCCGTGCTGCAGCGCCGCGGCCTGCGGGTGCCTCAGGACTGCTCGGTGACCGGCTTCGACGGGATGGAGCTCGGCGCCCACCTGCACCCGGCCCTGACCACGGTCGGGGCCGACCCGCTGGCCTGGGGGCGTGCCGCCGCCGGCGTGCTCCTGCGGCTCCTCGACGACGGCCGGGCCGAGGACCTCGAGCTGCCCGCCGCCGCCCTCCTCGTCCGGTCCTCGACCGGACCGCCCCCCGACCCGCCGGCCTGA
- a CDS encoding DNA translocase FtsK, producing MATRASSPPRSRSTPAPNGSGTRPRSSGSKSSPAPRSSTATQARPAARSGRSSGPAPRGRGSSAARPRGKAAPPPRRSFAEQVARGLGALWLGLAHALGAGARRIGTSARDMDPALRRDGAGLFLVAAAVVVAAEFWWGLPDPVGHVVHVGVAGVVGTLGYTAPILLALMAWRTLRHPDRNGPGGRQAVGWSALLLGLLGLVNIAHGLPRTDAPELLREAGGIVGYISSSLLSDLLSVYVAVPLLALLTLFGVLVVVGIPLHEIPERARSARAALSRPPSVIEGEVVEDPEYGVDEAYDTPVVTEKKGRRRRALPAAAEPEPFDDEREPDDVHDHAGATALDPDAPFGGDDTGDDEPTRAVRRPVTAGLPPGVTVHGEDDEKPGLEPPPHTPIPQRVEQLQLSGDVQYMLPDSEALKQGSVHKARTEASDAVVHRLTEVLRQFEIDAQVTGYSRGPTVTRYEVELGPAVKVEKVTALSKNIAYAVASADVRILSPIPGKSAIGIEIPNTDKEVVSLGDVLRSGTARNDHHPMTVGLGKDVEGGFVVANLAKTPHLLVAGATGSGKSSFVNSMITSILMRATPDEVRMLMVDPKRVELTAYEGVPHLVTPIITNAKKAAEALQWVVREMDMRYDDLAAFNFRHIDDFNKAVRAGSVKPLDGSERVLAPYPYLLVIIDELADLMMVAPRDVEDSIVRITQLARAAGIHLVLATQRPSTDVVTGLIKANVPSRLAFSTSSMTDSRVILDQPGAEKLVGQGDGLFLPMGSSKPIRIQGAWVTENEVRQVVAHVTEQLKPTYREDVTAPAEASTKVAEDIGDDLDLVVQAAELVVNLQLGSTSMLQRKLRVGFAKAGRLMDIMETRGVVGPSEGSKPREVLVKPDELDVVLDNLRLG from the coding sequence ATGGCGACCCGCGCGTCTTCCCCACCGCGGTCCCGTAGCACACCTGCTCCGAACGGATCAGGGACGCGACCGCGGTCGTCCGGAAGCAAGTCCAGCCCTGCCCCTCGGTCCTCGACCGCGACGCAGGCCCGTCCAGCCGCGCGCTCGGGGCGCTCGTCCGGTCCCGCTCCGCGCGGGCGCGGGTCGAGTGCCGCCCGGCCCCGCGGCAAGGCGGCACCGCCGCCGCGCCGGTCCTTCGCCGAGCAGGTGGCGCGCGGGCTCGGCGCCCTGTGGCTCGGGCTGGCGCACGCCCTCGGCGCGGGCGCCCGCCGGATCGGCACCAGCGCCCGCGACATGGACCCCGCGCTCCGCCGCGACGGCGCCGGGCTGTTCCTGGTCGCCGCGGCCGTCGTCGTCGCCGCCGAGTTCTGGTGGGGGCTGCCCGACCCGGTCGGCCACGTCGTCCACGTGGGCGTCGCCGGCGTCGTCGGCACCCTGGGCTACACCGCCCCGATCCTGCTGGCCCTGATGGCCTGGCGCACGCTGCGCCACCCCGACCGCAACGGACCGGGCGGCCGGCAGGCCGTCGGCTGGAGCGCCCTCCTGCTGGGGCTCCTGGGACTGGTCAACATCGCCCACGGGCTGCCGCGGACCGACGCCCCGGAGCTGCTGCGCGAGGCCGGCGGCATCGTCGGCTACATCTCCTCCAGCCTGCTCAGCGACCTGCTGAGCGTGTACGTCGCCGTCCCGCTGCTGGCGCTGCTGACCCTGTTCGGGGTGCTCGTCGTGGTCGGCATCCCCCTGCACGAGATCCCCGAGCGGGCCCGGTCCGCGCGCGCGGCGCTCTCGCGTCCCCCGTCGGTCATCGAGGGCGAGGTCGTCGAGGACCCGGAGTACGGCGTCGACGAGGCCTACGACACCCCCGTGGTGACCGAGAAGAAGGGCCGGCGTCGCCGCGCCCTGCCGGCCGCTGCCGAGCCCGAGCCGTTCGACGACGAGCGCGAGCCCGACGACGTCCACGACCACGCCGGCGCCACCGCGCTGGACCCCGACGCGCCCTTCGGGGGTGACGACACGGGCGACGACGAGCCGACCCGCGCCGTCCGCCGACCGGTCACCGCCGGCCTGCCGCCCGGGGTCACCGTGCACGGCGAGGACGACGAGAAGCCCGGCCTGGAGCCGCCGCCGCACACGCCGATCCCGCAGCGGGTCGAGCAGCTGCAGCTCTCGGGCGACGTGCAGTACATGCTCCCGGACTCCGAGGCCCTCAAGCAGGGCAGCGTGCACAAGGCGCGCACCGAGGCCTCCGACGCCGTCGTGCACCGGCTGACCGAGGTGCTGCGGCAGTTCGAGATCGACGCCCAGGTCACCGGCTACTCGCGCGGCCCGACGGTCACCCGCTACGAGGTCGAGCTGGGCCCGGCGGTCAAGGTCGAGAAGGTCACCGCGCTGAGCAAGAACATCGCCTACGCGGTGGCCAGCGCGGACGTCCGGATCCTGTCGCCGATCCCCGGCAAGTCCGCCATCGGCATCGAGATCCCCAACACCGACAAGGAGGTCGTCTCCCTGGGCGACGTCCTCCGCTCGGGCACGGCGCGCAACGACCACCACCCGATGACGGTGGGGCTGGGCAAGGACGTCGAGGGCGGGTTCGTCGTGGCCAACCTGGCCAAGACCCCGCACCTGCTGGTGGCCGGCGCCACCGGCTCGGGCAAGTCGAGCTTCGTGAACTCCATGATCACCTCGATCCTCATGCGGGCCACGCCGGACGAGGTCCGGATGCTGATGGTCGACCCCAAGCGGGTCGAGCTGACGGCCTACGAGGGCGTGCCGCACCTGGTGACGCCGATCATCACCAACGCCAAGAAGGCGGCGGAGGCCCTGCAGTGGGTCGTGCGCGAGATGGACATGCGCTACGACGACCTGGCCGCGTTCAACTTCCGCCACATCGACGACTTCAACAAGGCCGTCCGGGCCGGCAGCGTCAAGCCGCTGGACGGCTCCGAGCGGGTGCTCGCGCCCTACCCGTACCTGCTGGTGATCATCGACGAGCTCGCCGACCTCATGATGGTCGCGCCGCGCGACGTCGAGGACTCGATCGTCCGGATCACCCAGCTGGCCCGGGCCGCCGGCATCCACCTGGTGCTGGCCACGCAGCGGCCGAGCACCGACGTCGTCACCGGGCTGATCAAGGCCAACGTGCCCAGCCGGCTGGCGTTCTCGACGTCGTCGATGACCGACTCCCGCGTCATCCTCGACCAGCCGGGCGCGGAGAAGCTGGTCGGGCAGGGCGACGGGCTCTTCCTGCCGATGGGCTCGTCCAAGCCCATCCGCATCCAGGGCGCCTGGGTGACCGAGAACGAGGTCCGCCAGGTCGTCGCCCACGTCACCGAGCAGCTGAAGCCGACCTACCGGGAGGACGTCACCGCTCCCGCGGAGGCCAGCACCAAGGTGGCCGAGGACATCGGCGACGACCTCGACCTCGTGGTCCAGGCGGCCGAGCTGGTGGTCAACCTCCAGCTGGGGTCGACGTCGATGCTGCAGCGCAAGCTGCGTGTCGGCTTCGCCAAGGCCGGCCGGCTGATGGACATCATGGAGACCCGCGGCGTCGTCGGTCCCTCGGAGGGCTCCAAGCCCCGCGAGGTGCTGGTCAAGCCCGACGAGCTCGACGTCGTGCTGGACAACCTGCGGCTGGGCTGA
- a CDS encoding carbohydrate ABC transporter permease, with the protein MSRTATVLRGLVLGLGALVFLFPFYYMVIGSLQLAPDQSVAGAFPHPGNLTGANYAAIDSRISLFRGLVNSGIFTGGVVACTVVFAVLVGYALAVLQWRGRGATFALALLVQVVPFQLLIIPLYVLIARNYGLADNYLGMILPFAINSTAVIIFRQYFLQVPKELFEAARIDGAGEVGLLTRVALPLVRPALVTVVLLTFIGPWNEFLWPFLITKRADMQPLAVSLANYITNVAATAANPFGAAMAGAVVLAAPLVVLFVVFQRYFISTDLGSGVKG; encoded by the coding sequence ATGAGCCGTACCGCGACCGTCCTGCGGGGACTGGTGCTGGGGCTGGGCGCCCTGGTCTTCCTGTTCCCCTTCTACTACATGGTGATCGGCTCGCTGCAGCTGGCGCCCGACCAGTCCGTGGCCGGGGCGTTCCCGCACCCGGGCAACCTGACCGGCGCCAACTACGCCGCCATCGACAGCCGGATCAGCCTGTTCCGCGGGCTCGTGAACTCGGGGATCTTCACCGGCGGCGTCGTCGCCTGCACCGTGGTCTTCGCGGTGCTCGTCGGCTACGCGCTGGCGGTGCTGCAGTGGCGGGGCCGCGGGGCGACGTTCGCGCTGGCCCTGCTCGTGCAGGTCGTCCCGTTCCAGCTGCTGATCATCCCGCTGTACGTGCTGATCGCCCGCAACTACGGGCTGGCCGACAACTACCTCGGCATGATCCTGCCGTTCGCGATCAACTCCACCGCGGTGATCATCTTCCGGCAGTACTTCCTGCAGGTGCCCAAGGAGCTCTTCGAAGCGGCCCGGATCGACGGGGCGGGGGAGGTCGGGCTGCTCACCCGGGTGGCCCTGCCGCTCGTCCGGCCGGCCCTGGTCACCGTGGTCCTGCTGACGTTCATCGGCCCCTGGAACGAGTTCCTGTGGCCGTTCCTCATCACCAAGCGGGCGGACATGCAGCCGCTCGCCGTCTCGCTCGCCAACTACATCACCAACGTGGCCGCGACCGCGGCGAACCCGTTCGGCGCGGCCATGGCCGGCGCCGTCGTGCTCGCCGCCCCGCTGGTCGTGCTGTTCGTCGTCTTCCAGCGCTACTTCATCTCCACCGACCTCGGCTCCGGGGTCAAGGGATGA